CAGCCATAGCCCAAAAAGTAACCCAGATGACTTGTACCGGCGCCTTGGGTTTCAGCAGAGGCCCAACACAGCCAAACAACCTGACACAGGTGGAGTAAAAAGTCAGTACCCTGAAAAGCTGCTAAAAGTTCTTTTCTTTGGAGCTACTTTTCTTTGCTGGTGCAGCTGTATCATCTTTCACCTCCTACCAGATTTTCTAATAATCCATAATGTTCTTTTTTACAGGCATACAGACACCAGCTGCCCTCCTGCAGCAGATCTCCTGTCTACGTTCAGAGAAACAAGACAAAGATCCGGCAGCACAAATTATCTGTAGACCTGCGGAGCACAAGAAGAAGGGTTTAATCCAGGTCATCTCCACCACATATCAGCAGCCTCAGAAGCCAGACTACCAACTAGAGGTGAAGACTGATACAGCAGGAGTTCCTTGCAACGTGGAACTGACAGTGGAGCTGCCAAAGGTTAGCTCCATGTCAGAGTGCCAGCTGAGAATATCCAAGGTTAGCGGATACACACTCCCCTGAACAGAGTTATAATGAACCATTTTAGAGTCTAGTGTATGTCAGTACATTGTTGGATgtcataaaaaatacatcattgcCCTGTTTCAGGTATTAGTCTTATAATGTGCTGAATGTATTTTTCTACACAGGAAGATGTCTTATTGGAAGTGGAGGATGTCTACTATTTGCTTTTGGAGTTCccaaaaactgtaaatgaagaCACTGCAGCTGCCATATTTAACAAGAAGAAACGAAGACTTACTTTAAAAGTGgatattttatgacatttcaaaGCCAATCAATCTGAAGTTATTTGCCTCCATCAGCCCCCCTGCCATGATTGGGCAGAGGACGCTTCTGCTACTAAGAATACCTTCAATaaccaaaacaaattaaatttcttCAATCTGAAATACCTTGTGAACACATGGAGGGACTTGTTCTGAAATAAATTTGTCAGTGTCCCTTTGTGCTGTGGGTTATGGGTTTATCTGCTGCAGCAAATTTAATTCTTAAtgcaaaaaaattaattgacTTTAATGACAATCTGTGGGCTTTGGTTATTAATGTGTGGGTGTATGAGTGGAGGTGTAATGGCTAGAAGCTGGTGTACTGTGCCATTACCATGCGCCTGTGGAATAATTGACTACAAAATGATCCATGcaataattcatgtttattaaaacatcaaaatcgatgcaaaacaacaaacatcacaaTTTGGCAATCTGgaacttgtgaaaaatgtcagtaaacacttttttttattttaagggtTGCATACTATGCATTGATTACAGATTTTTAGAGTACAGCTTATAATGAGTTATTTATTGTAAATCACCTTTAACTTTCTTTTTCAAGTATCACATTACTGACCATCAAGTCccacacatttatttaacagttgCAAACAATGCCTAATATGCATTCCTTCATAAAAGTGATACCAGAGTGTCAAGTCAAATTCTTTatgaaacattcacatttaaaacatgttttttatttatcgAAATGGTGTTAGAGCCATTGGTCCCAGTTAACTGTATTATAAGTATTCTTTATCGTGGAATCACATGTATTTTCAGTGGAGTCCTGGTTCAGTGGGTGCAGCTGAGGTTTGTAGTGGTGATCTCTGGTTTTTTCGGATTCTACCTCCTCTCTCCGTGGTCCTCCTCCACCCACGCTACAATCTTTCCTTCCCAGCCAGGAACGACTGCTCCATCATGGAATACCTGCACAGCAACATCCAGCATTTACATATCCAAGAAAGCCTCACATCTATAATGTACAAAGGTTTGGATAGGAACTGAAAATGAGTACTCAGTGCTATCAAATTCTCTAGGATGGAGATCAGTACACCTGCAGTGTTTTGAAGTAGAGAGCAGGCAGAGCTATTATTAGCATATCATACTCTATAACTCGATTTATATTTACCTCGTGAAGCTGATATGAAAAGAAGCAGGGGCTATAATTTTACACCCACGCCTACCTCCTCTTTCACTGTGCCAAATTCTGGGTCGAGGGCCTTGAAGTGGTATCTGAAACTGCCTTGTCTGTCCACGGCAGCCTTGAAGTCTCGCAGTGTCACTTCGCCCAGCCTGCAAGAGCACAGCGTCAGTCGTGtgcagatttacacacacatacacccacacagacaTTAAGCTTTTCTAGGATAAACATTTATTCAGCGCAGCCACTGAAGCATCCATATATAGCTCTGGTCATGCATGAATCCAACCACGCACTCTCAGCGTACAGCTCTAACTCAAAGAGCAATTTGCTTAGAAATCATATATGTTACAGTGAGGgaccaaacaaaaacactatttACACTATAAATCCAtcatttgagtgtttttattttcacctttttggGATGTTAATCAGAAACGGAGTGAGCGAGCGATCAGTGAAGTAGAGCACTTTAGTGGAGACTGCGGTATCCAACCCCGGGCTGCTGTGGGAGTGTGCCATTTCTGCAAATAGTTatgaaaacagcaaacacatttttttttttttttttttacaagagttgaaaatggctcTAGCCTCACAGCCAATAACGCCCTCCATACATAGTGGTGTAACTGAACGGCACAATTTGATTTAGCAGGCGGAGTTGAGATGGTGCAGAGGATGACAAATCCTAAACAAAACAAGgattctgtctgtctcacttgAGCTCGGAGGCCAGGAGTCACGGTCTGTTGAGTTGGCTCTCCGTCCTGGTGATTTAAATTCCTCCTAGAAGAGGAAACAATTACTCATGATAAACAGTCGAGAGTGTCATTTGTTGTTGACTCATCATTCATCGGGTGACATACGtcgcttttttttaaaatgtactctgacatgatttgtgtgtttctgtgagctAATGTACCCCTCTATCCTGTCTGCGTTGGGTTTCCAAAGAGTGTAAGCGGTCCATGAGACTGGACACACCCTGCTCCAGAGTGTCCAGGGTGTGATGTTGGGGGTCGTGGCCAGAAAAGCCGTCCCTCAAACTACGCAGGGCCTCCCTGACCAACTGCAGCTCTTCCCCCTGTGAAACAGCCTCGTGATGATCATACAGTTCATATCAAGCTAAGAAGTATGGAAGCCTATTTCCGCCAACAAAAGAGGGGgcaaaaaaatacaggaaaagttattcatgataaaatacaaatactcaTGATGAGTCAAAAGTATGAGATAGTAAATCTAAATTATAAGATACTAAGATAAAGTCAAAgtcagaaaaactgaaatactaATTAAATGGTTTTGTATCTTATGCATCTTCTACCCTATGTATTTTGACTTATACTttatgttttatactttttaattcatgtttttattcaccCCCATCAAAAGGAGCAAGATGGCTTTGAAAATAGCTAAAAATGATCaaccacaaagaaaacatttcatttcccAAGGAGCACAATGGCGCATtacaaattattaattattaagtCACAATTTTGATTATATcttataattttaatttagtATCTTATGAATTTGCTCTAGTGCCTTACAATTTTGACTTAAGATCTTGTGATTTTGACTTAAGTCAAATAATGTGACTTATCACATAATTTAACTTCGTTAATGTCATCTAAGAATTTTagacttagtatctcataagTTTGACCTAGTACTACATaattttaactttgttaatcAAGATCAAAAATCATAATTCTGACTTAGCATCTCACATGcaatttttagtatttttcttttattatgcATCCCATCTGGtctactttttttcttttcctggcagAAATGAGCTTCCattcataaaacatcaaaatcaacacattaaacagcaaattattgtattattacaaAAGGGTGAAATAATAAAGGGTAGGTCTACATACTGGAGCAATGCGTTGGAATGCTGGAGGAGATGTTGAAGTCACTGAGTTACTGTAACCACCGCTTTCACTCCTGAATGACTGTCAAATAGACAacaatatatgtaaatatgcaCACACGGCTAGCTGAGTCAGTCTCATCTTTTAAAGGATAAGCCTGGTAATATTCTATAATTTTCTTATTATCCACAAATGACATTAAaagatcaattaattgatcctATTAAAAAGTATTGCCTCTGTAGCCATCACCTTATGGAGCTTATTCCTCTCTGCTATTAAGCTCCACTGTTGTctaaaaaccattaaaaacacatcaatgaaccACAcagttgcactgggtgacatgttctttcattacCGTGGATAtggtcactgtagtttattgATCCCACATACACAGTTCTGTGGGCGTAAATACTAAGGTGCCAAATGTGTATTAAGCtgtctgaaaatagtccccTACTGAACTACAACCCAGCTGTTTTACAAAATTTCTTAatgtattttacaaatgaaactatatatttgcaCAACctgtttttacagatttatttcctCAGTAAGAATAAATGGGCCAGTAAATTTGTTTGACTTTAACAAAAACCTAGAATATCACCAGCTCTATCCATTAAATCTGCTATTAAAACCTACTTATGTAGACGAATTTTGACTTGATTTTACTTAGAGTGTCCTTCTTTCcctttttattagattttataatttaataaatattattaaatatgtgTAATACATTCAAACAtatattatagaaatatttaaatcataTCATGATCCATACCCGTCCATGGCTGACTTCATGGGCTTTGTGCTGAGCTTCATCGAgcttttgttgttgctgctgcagcattCTGTCCTTCCTCCCAAGTTGCTGCTATTGTGACAAGAAAGATAGATGATATAAGTCCGcctgtgcatgcatgtatctAAAGAATGCACtgaagtgtaaataataaaagacaatacCTCATATTCACTGAGTAATTTGCTCCGTTCACTCAACTTCTGTTTGAGCTCTGCCTGCAAGCAGACACATCAGCATGATACTGTATATGAGTGCTATATTGCTCTCACATAAACTGCAACTGTGGGTCAAGTCGGtcaaatattttatcatgtCAAACGGAAATCATCACTTGTCTCACATTTTCCCCTTCCAGCTGATCTTTGGCCATGTTGCTCCTTAGTAGTTCCTGCTTTAGCTGCAGCACAGCATCCTCCTGCACTGCCAGGCGCTGCTGCAGAGCATCCTaatgagaaagagggagagatcaAAGACAAGTCCAGAGAAGACCTGAATACAGATACACCTGAAACCACCTGCCTTATTGACAGCATGCATCCACCTCTAAACTTTATTATCTttgtaaagaaattaaaatatatacagtatattacgCATGACAGAACGTGCAGAATCATCAGTTTGGGAGGGCACAGAAGTGGAATATTGAATTATATCCTTTAATCCATTTTAATTCACACACAAAGGACAAATTTAGAGTAAGAGGTTTACCTTGATGGCCTGAATGTGGCGCGCCTCCTGTTTGTGTCTCAGGAGTTCCCTCTAAGAGTGGCACAAATGAACAGAGACATTAGAGAAAGGGACCCTTTAGTTGTATTGCAGCTCATCTATTTAAAAACCTAATTACATTTACTTACTGTACCTTGAGATCAAGGGCTTCCTCCATGCTTTGGTCCAGGCGACTGCGGATTAGAACCTTCAAAGGGAGAGGGTATGAGCAGCGTAATTAGAGAATGGAAAAATGTCAGAACATAGAGGAGGCAGTGGGCCTGCATGACAGCGGGCTAGCAGATCAGAGAGATTCATTTGTGCTCTACAATAGCCACTCTCAAGATGAGTGATGGCTGAAAACATCATCACAACAGAAGGGCTGACACTGACACTTCACACAGAGTGGCGAGCAAGTGTCGTTTTCTCTAgttagcagagagagagagagagagagcactgtACCAGCTGCTGTTCAGCGTTAGCTCGGTTATCTCCGAAGCTCACAGATCCGTCCTGGTCCTCTTCGGGGAGGGAGCCATTGAGCAGCAAAGCCtgaagacagacacacacatagccaTAATTAAATATACATGGCAGAGAAGCCAGacatatttctgtgtttgtatttgtaaatacagcagttttgtatttttatacttgGCTACACAACACTCTTCTCCTTTCAGTTGATCAGGCTGTGAAttgaactaaactgaactgaatcaaATTGAAATACCTGTAGgagtacacacacatttcttccTCTCACCTACTCTAACccacaaatatgcacacatactACAGTATGAGCGCAAAACAAAAACTCATAATCATAAGTAAAtaattcaaaaattaaatatgtgaCTAACTAATCCATAACCCAGAAAGGCAAACAGACAGAACTCATCAGCTTAGCAGGAACACTGCAATGTGTTTGGACATGTTTGATACATGACAGTATTATGGGCAGTGTTTAGTGGGCAGGAACAATTATTTGTGTCACTTCACACATCTATTTTAAGtactgtgcagtgtgtgtgcacccCTAGCATGACTAAATAACATTGAACACAAGGTGTCAATATTTTGTCCTTTAATATTACTTGAACAATGAAAAGAACTCCTACACACCGTCTCCCTTAGTGATGAAATATTTCTTAGATCGCAACGTTTTGATTTATCCAACCGTCACCAGGAATCTTTTTTAAGTGTGTCATCACCAGTAGTTACCTGAAGGCGAAACACCATCCTCCTGGCTTCCTGCATTTCCctctccagctgctcctggTGGGCATCCAGCTGCTCCTCCCAGGACTTCTCTTCCTCTTGCACATCATGCCCGAGGGAGGGACACAATCCGCAGAGAGACACCTCCTctgaaagggagagagggacagGGGAGATGAGGTATGGGAGCATTTTTGAGAGGGATTCATTGCATATAATCTTGCTGTACAAGAGTTGATGTGCAGCCAACAAACCTATGACAGATTTCTTCTCTGTCAGCTCAGATTTGTCATCCCGAGGCTCTCCCTGGTCCTCAGACTGATCATGGACTATTTCTTCTTTAGGGATGTCAGTGGACTGCGTGATAACATACTCCTCTTTGGGGGAGTGAGCAGGGCTGGCTGAGCTGAGACTGAAACAGATGGTGGGCACAGGCAGGAATGAATGTGTTTGCATCTCCTGCCAAATGAATGGCAATAAATAAACCTTGCAACATAAAATGGAGATATAGACTTTAATAACTCCCCAAGGAgcaaaaatatgtgaattaaTCCCATGGAGGGgctaaaaattttaaaatattttaaatcatatcCGTTTTTAAAGACATAATGCCCATAGGAATATGGCATATCACAGACTATTTAactagtaaaaaaaatgattcaaaaagcaacagaaaaggATTTTAACCTGTTTAAATCTGAAAGCACACACAGAAAGGAACAGGAATGTATGCAACTCTGCCATTCTCTCCCAGGAAATTCTTGACATAGTTCGCTTGCCCTCTGGCCATAATTTCAAGACATAATGCTCCTTTGCTTTTCTGAATGGCTGGTTTTCTTGCAGTTTgtacaaatatgtgttttgtgtgaacGCAAAGCATCTCCAGAAGCCTGAGGTTCAGGCCGGCTGTCATCTTCACTAGGCTGTATTTGTAGAAATAGGATACAGCTATTCTGACCTGTGACCTATGGCATTATGCATGGTCCTTTAGCAGGGGATTCcttctttttccctctttgtaTGTGTGGGAAAACCTGCCTGTGTCTGAGGAAAGAGACCTAAACTCTACGCTAGGGAAGGGATATAAAGAATCACAATTCATCACCCTGCTCCTCAGGCTAAAACACtaagatggagaaaaaaaactgttgactTAACTGTGGGATAAAACAGTGTTTAGAAACGAAAGAATGTCCCGAGGGATTGCATTTGCACGGTCAAACATGTTCCCCTTTTACATAAGCAGGAAGATTGTAGCAGATGACATTTTCTGCTTATCTAACTCTATTACTCAGCACAAGCTAACATCACAACAGACAGTatgatggcgctagaggaaaagtcagtgaatcaccaaagtcattaggaaaTATCATCTGGGCACCATGCTTATCTGTACCACGTTTCCTGGCAATTTATCcagcagttgttgagatatttcagtccagGCCAAAGTGGTGAAATGAACgacattcatatatatatatatatatgccgCTGGCATGACTGAAAAAGTATAAAGATATAATTTGAGTTTTAATTCATGAgggtttaattacattaaaattatCTGACTACATTCACCACACTGAGAAACTTCAGATAGATGGTTCCCTCCAGCCTCTCAGAAAGAGTTAGTGCACCAggtcacataaaaaacatgaacttGAGTGTCTTATCAGATGCTGCTGTGATTATCCCAAAGTGTTTCTCCAAATGGGATCAAAGCAGCTGCCTTCAACTAATCTTGTCATTGCAGATGATGACATTATCAAGATACCCTCAATCAGTATCTCTGGGTGCAGCAGTTCGATAAACTCccacaaacatattttagaaGCCCGCTGCTGATCTGTTGCACCAAAAGAACACATACATCCACATAGATTTGGACCATAAACCAAAGATTAAGCGCTGGGATTTACACGAGATGAGTCCCAGTGCAACAGATTAACATAatctgtacagtacattttctCCAGTACTGTGCTAAGTAGAAAGAAATGCTTCAcgttttactccactacatttatctgacagtttactagttactttgcagattaattttacattaaaaaacatatcataatcttataaaatacaatacactGTTCAAGATTGAACcagtcttttttgtttgtgaccTCTTACAAAGACATTTGCCCTCTAAACGTCTCAggttgtttaattaaaaaatgtgtttgaggcTCAAAGaggtaaaatataaataaaatatttttaaaaaagcaaaaaagcaaagaaaagttaaaaaaaattcaaaattttaGGCATCTTTGTATATTGACAGAATGAGGAGCTTTGGAGCTTTCCATCTACAAGCTATTAGTGTCTTGGCAGCTGTAAGTCCAGCTAGCCAGAGACATCTCTGCTTAACACAGAGTTCCAAGTTGGAGCTGTCATGAAGTAACAGGACTTCTGGCAAGTAAGAAATTGTTTTGGACCATATGCTTGATAGCATCTCTGAAACCCTCCTCCAGAACTCTGCAACCCTTGGGCACTCCCACACCATATGAAAAAATGTGCCCaacacattttgagtgcatagGGTGCAGTTTAATGATGGtaaaactttcattttatgCAATGTGCGGGTTCCTGGAAGATAGTTGCATGTTCTGCCAGATTAGTTTCCAATCTGGGTTGGAGCTATTTGAGGAGAGGTCTGCCTTCCACAGTGTGTCAATAGTTAGGGGCTTACAGGAGGCCTTATCCAAGACGGAATATATTGTCGAGATCAGTCGGCTGGGGTTGGTAAGAGCTGTATGAAATGGATTTGTGGAGAGAGGTATGTTCCAAGGCACACCTTAAGTGTGCATCGCtgtgcagagttggtgatagaaaattaaaaatgtgccAGGTAGATTGAAATGTTTCTGGATGTCTTGAAATGCTCAGAGGCCCACAAGACCATAAATGTCAGAGAGAGCGTGCAACCCTTTACTGCTTCATTGAAGGAATGAAATTGGTTGGCTTCCCAATTGGAGGTTATTGTTATGAAAAATGGGAGACCAAAGATGCCAGGCATAATTTTGCAGTGCTTTTCGGCAGGATGCCAGGTGGAGATTACTTCAGTAATAATTGAGCCAAATTTCTTTCTTGATCGTTTGAGTAAACTGTTAAAGTAGATCAGATGTGAGGGTGCACCATGTACTCTTCCACTGGCCTCCAAGACATGCGAGAAGCAGGATTTAACCATTTGGAGACAGGGCACAGTACAAATGACCAGTGATACCACTGGAAGTTAGGTACACCAAATCCCACTTCACCTTTTTGTCTCTGGAGAGTTGACAGTTTCAGTCTGGGTTTTTTGTTCCCCCATACAAAACTATAGATGTTAAAGAGTGGGTTTTTTCCAGTAGTCTTTAGGTGGTGGTAAAGGTATCATTGAGCTAAGAAAGTTGATTCTTGGGAGGACATTCAGGCCCTGGCGGAAGCTACGAgatacagacattttttaaaacagatgttCCCCATCAACACCATAGCAGCAGAGTTTGGATAAAGAACTTGAATCATAGCACTGAAATGATTtccaatcatttcatttcatttgaatgtcTTGAGTGCCCATAGAAAATGCCACTCATGGCGATCAAAAGCCTTCTCTGCATTGAGAGAAAGGACAGCTGTTGAGGAGTCATTGTTATTAGAGAACTCAATGATATGGAGAAGCCGGTGTACATTGTCTGAGGAAAAGTGGTTTTTGATAAAACCTGTTTGATCCTCATGAATTAGAAAATTCATATATGGTTCTAATTGAGAGGCTAGCATTTTGGCATACAGCTTGATATGAGTATTCAGTAATGACAGTGGTCGATAATTTGAGCAATCCTGTGGATCCTTACCTTATTTTAAAAGTAGAGAGATAATGGCTATGTTACTGTTTTTAGAGAATGAACCCTTTGAAATTGCCGAGAGGATCATATCCAGCAAGAGAGGTCCTACCTTGGGCCAGAAGGCTAAATAAGATTCTGGAGGTAAACCATGTAAGCCTGGTGACTTGCCTTTATTCATTGAAAGAAGAGCTTCATGGAGCtcagataaagataaagaagcATCAAGATCAATGCAATCCTCCTGGGAAAGCAGCAGAAGCTGAAGTGGGTTTAAAAAGCTAGAGCAGGATTGGGTATCATAACTTATCTCTTAAGTATATCGAGAGGAGTAGAATGCACCAAAgatattattgatttttattggaTCTGTAAACAATTTAccactttttattcttttccaaCCAATAAATCATCTCTCAACCtctttatcttgtgaccctttggagaGGGCCTGACCcaagtttgagaaccactggactaaactgtaaataaagtagttaaaactaACTCCACCTCAACCAGCCACAACATTAATAAACTACTTACACACTGATTTATCAGTATTactaatgtaataatgtaatgtataataatatatcagtcacagcaGCCATTTCCTGCAGAAtgagtacatttttaaattatatttttacattgtagtattGGTACTTTAACTTAAATAAAGGACCTGTGTACTTATTTCATCACTGTTTATCATCATGAAAACTTTATATTTTCAACTAGAAGTAGTCTTTTATTTAGTGGTTAATTTAAATAAGTTAGTTAAATATAGCCTGTAATTGCTTTGT
This region of Thunnus maccoyii chromosome 6, fThuMac1.1, whole genome shotgun sequence genomic DNA includes:
- the pih1d2 gene encoding PIH1 domain-containing protein 2 isoform X2: MSFTGSTGAVLQQVNQFWSMLDDLCENDPEAYHKFIEKQMKEGAEYSAPPELDSCLCTDILEPGKGLLYINICSWKRVPAPQDPSKPLPVCAGKLETDTNEGRYAVLDVALNASVLQESKKDKTEMNQVYMLALSFAQQQHGFRLSHQYTVVSHSPKSNPDDLYRRLGFQQRPNTAKQPDTGIQTPAALLQQISCLRSEKQDKDPAAQIICRPAEHKKKGLIQVISTTYQQPQKPDYQLEVKTDTAGVPCNVELTVELPKVSSMSECQLRISKEDVLLEVEDVYYLLLEFPKTVNEDTAAAIFNKKKRRLTLKVDIL
- the pih1d2 gene encoding PIH1 domain-containing protein 2 isoform X1, which produces MSFTGSTGAVLQQVNQFWSMLDDLCENDPEAYHKFIEKQMKEGAEYSAPPELDSCLCTDILEPGKGLLYINICSWKRVPAPQDPSKPLPVCAGKLETDTNEGRYAVLDVALNASVLQESKKDKTEMNQVYMLALSFAQQQHGFRLSHQYTVVSHSPKSNPDDLYRRLGFQQRPNTAKQPDTGGVKSIQTPAALLQQISCLRSEKQDKDPAAQIICRPAEHKKKGLIQVISTTYQQPQKPDYQLEVKTDTAGVPCNVELTVELPKVSSMSECQLRISKEDVLLEVEDVYYLLLEFPKTVNEDTAAAIFNKKKRRLTLKVDIL
- the dixdc1a gene encoding dixin-A isoform X1, yielding MGAKQMKCLSSASPAHSPKEEYVITQSTDIPKEEIVHDQSEDQGEPRDDKSELTEKKSVIEEVSLCGLCPSLGHDVQEEEKSWEEQLDAHQEQLEREMQEARRMVFRLQALLLNGSLPEEDQDGSVSFGDNRANAEQQLVLIRSRLDQSMEEALDLKRELLRHKQEARHIQAIKDALQQRLAVQEDAVLQLKQELLRSNMAKDQLEGENAELKQKLSERSKLLSEYEQQLGRKDRMLQQQQQKLDEAQHKAHEVSHGRSFRSESGGYSNSVTSTSPPAFQRIAPGEELQLVREALRSLRDGFSGHDPQHHTLDTLEQGVSSLMDRLHSLETQRRQDRGEEFKSPGRRANSTDRDSWPPSSKMAHSHSSPGLDTAVSTKVLYFTDRSLTPFLINIPKRLGEVTLRDFKAAVDRQGSFRYHFKALDPEFGTVKEEVFHDGAVVPGWEGKIVAWVEEDHGERR
- the dixdc1a gene encoding dixin-A isoform X2, giving the protein MGAKQMKCLSSASPAHSPKEEYVITQSTDIPKEEIVHDQSEDQGEPRDDKSELTEKKSVIEEVSLCGLCPSLGHDVQEEEKSWEEQLDAHQEQLEREMQEARRMVFRLQALLLNGSLPEEDQDGSVSFGDNRANAEQQLVLIRSRLDQSMEEALDLKRELLRHKQEARHIQAIKDALQQRLAVQEDAVLQLKQELLRSNMAKDQLEGENAELKQKLSERSKLLSEYEQLGRKDRMLQQQQQKLDEAQHKAHEVSHGRSFRSESGGYSNSVTSTSPPAFQRIAPGEELQLVREALRSLRDGFSGHDPQHHTLDTLEQGVSSLMDRLHSLETQRRQDRGEEFKSPGRRANSTDRDSWPPSSKMAHSHSSPGLDTAVSTKVLYFTDRSLTPFLINIPKRLGEVTLRDFKAAVDRQGSFRYHFKALDPEFGTVKEEVFHDGAVVPGWEGKIVAWVEEDHGERR